CAAACGATGCCCGCCCGACAAAAGTAGCGATAGAGTGTACTTTGAGAGAGCGATATATTCAGTATCTCATTGATTTTAAGTGTAATCAGTTCAAGGCTCCATCGTGAACGGAGATAGCCAAGATGTTGTGGAGAGTGCTGTAATAAGAAAGAAATGACGGAGAGAAGCGGGGCTAAATTCCAGATGGCAGGCCTTCCCGCAGGGAGGCTTTTAAGCCCTTCCAACCCGTATAATGTTAACCAATTTACCCAACGATTAACTGAAGAACGTGAACAGTGAAGCGTTCTGGAAACGTGAGAAACCGTACTCCCTTCATGCAACATCAAGAGCGCGGTGAGGCGACGTGCATAGTTCTTATCCCGGGTTTTCTGGATAGCTTTTTTCATTTGACGTCGTTCATTTCGGGGTATTGATGTTATGATTGGCATGACTCAGTCCCTTTTGGGAATTGTTTTGATTTGGGCGATTAATCAGATCGCGAAAATCGGACTGAGTTCCCTTCAAGTGATCTACTATTTTGAAAACCTATTTAGAAAGGAACTTTTATTTATCTGGATTAAATCAAAAAAACAAAATGTAATATTTTTTAACAAATAAACTTATAAAATTATTTAAATCATAAACAACAAGTGTGATAAAGTATATAAAGTGAAATGGTTAATTTTTATTTAACTTAAATTTACTTTAAAGAAAAAGGATCTTTAAATGGCTTGGATTTATCATCAGTACTCAGGTGAGTTATATCATAACGACAAATTAGTTTTTCGTAATGGTTATAGTGGTAATGGAATACATAAAAATAATCCTGCATCAGAATCTATACGTGGAAAAGGACCAATCCCAAGAGGACGATATACAATAGGAGGTTATACCAATAGCAAAGGTGCAATGACTATCCATTTAGAACCGAGTCAGAGTAATAATATGTATGGAAGAGATCTTTTTAGAATTCATGGTGATAGCAGATCAAGGCCCGGAGAAGCGTCGGAAGGGTGTATAATTGTTGGAAAGGAAGCAAGAAGAGAGATTATCGATTCTATGGATAGAGAATTAATAGTGGAATAGTTTATGAAAAAAAATATTTTATTTGGAATGCTATTTATTCCCTATATTGCTTTTTCTTCAACAAAAGATGAGACTAAAAAAGATTTAGATTATTGTGCAACTGTTCAATCCTGGGCTGCACAAATTGTTATAAATGACGCTTATCGGAAAAATAATCAACTTGATAGAATGAGCGCAACATCTTCTCTATTGGAAAGAACCAAATTAGTAAAAGAAGGTAGGCCAATTGTTCTTAAAGAGTCGGGTCAGTTATATACGCAAACATTAGAAGTCACTATTCCGTATGTTGATAAAAACAAAAAACCCGTTGTTTTTATTGCATCGTCAATTATTTCAGCGGAAGAGTGTTCGTTAACGGAAGTAGCTTATTATAATATAACTAGTGAAAACGGGTAATATATTGGCGTTACTTGGATTTTTTACCAAGTGAC
This genomic interval from Xenorhabdus doucetiae contains the following:
- a CDS encoding tlde1 domain-containing protein; protein product: MAWIYHQYSGELYHNDKLVFRNGYSGNGIHKNNPASESIRGKGPIPRGRYTIGGYTNSKGAMTIHLEPSQSNNMYGRDLFRIHGDSRSRPGEASEGCIIVGKEARREIIDSMDRELIVE